Proteins found in one Planctomycetes bacterium MalM25 genomic segment:
- the pgi gene encoding Glucose-6-phosphate isomerase, protein MSLLKYDPSAALFEQGGTSQAELDALAPRLESARAEVLADADLWACGAEATPEKEPLDAGFHLLPDRLLAELEAKGADSELARLKATADRLAGACQSVVVLGIGGSYMGARALLESCCHPYYNEVPAEKRNGRPRVYFEGNNVDNDAATGLIELLKSRDEPWGVVVISKSGGTLETAAATRIFLRELADSAGDQLTDRFVPVTGKSGKLFDLSTALGAQDLYEVPDGVGGRFSVLSAVGLLPAALMGLDIEKLLAGAKAMNDHFATAPVAENVVLQYVGVSHLLEETEECVTRILSTWGKRLEATGLWYDQLLAESLGKNEQGALPLTIVNTRDLHSRGQQHQEGVRDKLITNVIVESQDSTPLAIGQSDNNQDQLNELAGKTLPDILRAAIAGTNQAYAEDNRPTTDLVLPKLDEHTIGQLLQMLMLATVVEGRLIGINPYGQPGVEAYKKNMNAILRS, encoded by the coding sequence ATGTCCTTGCTCAAGTACGACCCGTCCGCCGCCCTCTTCGAACAGGGGGGAACCTCGCAAGCGGAGCTCGACGCCCTCGCGCCGCGGCTCGAATCGGCCCGCGCCGAGGTCCTCGCCGACGCCGACCTGTGGGCGTGCGGAGCGGAAGCTACGCCAGAAAAAGAGCCGCTCGACGCCGGGTTCCACCTGCTGCCGGACCGCCTGCTCGCCGAGCTCGAAGCGAAGGGCGCCGACAGCGAACTGGCCCGCCTGAAGGCGACCGCCGACCGCCTCGCCGGTGCGTGCCAGAGTGTCGTGGTCCTGGGCATCGGCGGCTCGTACATGGGCGCGCGGGCGCTGCTCGAGTCGTGCTGCCACCCGTACTACAACGAAGTGCCGGCGGAGAAACGAAATGGCCGGCCGCGGGTCTACTTCGAGGGGAACAACGTCGACAACGACGCCGCCACCGGGCTGATCGAGCTGCTCAAGAGCCGCGACGAGCCGTGGGGCGTGGTGGTCATCAGCAAGTCGGGCGGAACGCTCGAGACGGCCGCCGCCACACGGATTTTTCTGCGCGAGCTGGCCGACTCGGCGGGTGACCAGCTGACCGACCGGTTCGTCCCCGTGACCGGCAAGAGCGGCAAGCTCTTTGATCTCTCGACTGCGCTCGGCGCGCAGGACCTCTACGAAGTCCCCGACGGCGTCGGCGGGCGGTTCAGCGTCCTCTCGGCGGTAGGCCTGCTGCCGGCGGCGCTGATGGGCCTCGACATCGAGAAGCTCCTCGCCGGCGCGAAGGCGATGAACGACCATTTCGCCACCGCGCCCGTGGCTGAGAACGTCGTCTTGCAGTACGTCGGCGTGAGCCACCTGCTCGAAGAGACCGAGGAGTGCGTCACCCGCATCCTCAGCACCTGGGGCAAGCGGCTCGAGGCGACCGGCCTGTGGTACGACCAGCTGCTCGCCGAGAGCCTCGGCAAGAACGAGCAGGGCGCCCTGCCGCTGACGATCGTCAACACCCGTGACCTGCACAGCCGCGGCCAGCAGCACCAGGAGGGCGTCCGCGACAAGCTGATCACGAACGTCATCGTCGAGTCGCAAGACTCCACACCGCTCGCCATCGGCCAATCGGACAACAACCAGGACCAGCTCAACGAGCTGGCTGGCAAGACCCTGCCCGACATCCTCCGCGCCGCCATCGCCGGCACCAACCAGGCCTACGCCGAGGACAACCGCCCGACGACCGACCTCGTCCTGCCGAAGCTCGACGAGCACACGATCGGCCAGCTCCTCCAGATGCTGATGCTCGCCACGGTGGTCGAAGGCCGCCTGATCGGCATCAACCCCTACGGCCAGCCGGGCGTGGAGGCTTACAAGAAGAACATGAACGCGATCTTGCGGAGTTAG
- the aroK gene encoding Shikimate kinase 1, with the protein MKNRPNVVLIGMPGCGKSTVGVVLAKRLGLGFLDTDLLIQSAAGATLQQIVDAEGHDVLRDAEEQAVLSVDAAGAVIATGGSVVYSPAGMAHLREQGVLVYLEVDLPTLLARVGDHSDRGLAKRPDQTFEELFEERVALYRRYAEITVDGSGPTTEAVCQRIEAALGG; encoded by the coding sequence ATGAAGAACCGCCCCAACGTCGTCCTGATTGGCATGCCCGGCTGCGGCAAGAGCACCGTTGGCGTCGTGCTGGCGAAGCGGCTCGGGCTCGGTTTCCTCGACACCGACCTGCTGATCCAGTCCGCCGCCGGGGCGACGTTGCAGCAGATCGTCGACGCCGAAGGCCACGATGTCCTCCGCGACGCCGAGGAACAGGCTGTCCTGAGCGTCGACGCGGCGGGCGCGGTGATCGCCACCGGCGGGAGCGTCGTCTACAGCCCCGCGGGGATGGCCCACCTGCGCGAGCAGGGCGTGCTGGTCTACCTGGAGGTCGATCTCCCGACACTCCTCGCCCGGGTCGGCGACCACTCCGATCGGGGCCTCGCGAAGCGGCCCGATCAGACCTTCGAGGAGCTGTTCGAGGAGCGCGTCGCCCTCTACCGCCGGTACGCCGAGATCACGGTCGACGGCTCGGGCCCAACGACCGAGGCGGTCTGCCAGCGGATCGAAGCCGCCTTGGGCGGCTGA
- a CDS encoding cofactor-independent phosphoglycerate mutase: MDIHALIKPLLQKNDSKIVMYVGDGLGGLPQQPGGKTELETAATPNLDKLATEGVLGGSLPVAHGISPGSGPGHLGLFGYDPVQFLIGRGALEATGIGFKLEEGDVAIRANFCTLDADGNIADRRAGRIPTEESTPIVEKLAANVKIDGVEVIVKPVKEHRFVVVLRPQGEGGGAGLEGNVADTDPQATGVPPLAAVAKDAGSAKTAKICDEFIAQVKALLKDEPKANCCTLRGITGKPNIASFEEVYGLRAAAIAVYPMYKGLASLVGMDIVGEAQTLEEQMAVLKENWDKYDFFFVHFKYTDSTGEDGNFDAKVKRTEEYDAAVPAIMDLKPDVFIATGDHSTPAMLASHSWHPVPTLLWAKHCRPDGATTFGEQPCLTGGLGTFEAKNLMTLAMANAGRLAKFGA; the protein is encoded by the coding sequence ATGGACATCCACGCTCTCATCAAGCCGCTGCTGCAAAAGAACGACTCGAAGATCGTGATGTACGTCGGCGACGGCCTGGGCGGTCTGCCGCAGCAGCCGGGCGGGAAGACCGAGCTGGAGACCGCCGCCACGCCGAACCTCGACAAGCTGGCGACCGAGGGCGTGCTGGGCGGAAGCCTGCCGGTCGCCCACGGCATCTCGCCGGGCTCGGGGCCGGGCCACCTCGGGTTGTTTGGTTACGACCCCGTGCAGTTCCTCATCGGCCGCGGCGCCCTCGAGGCGACCGGCATCGGGTTCAAGCTCGAAGAGGGCGACGTCGCCATCCGGGCCAACTTCTGCACGCTCGACGCCGACGGGAACATCGCCGACCGCCGGGCGGGCCGCATCCCGACCGAGGAATCGACGCCGATCGTCGAGAAGCTCGCCGCGAACGTGAAGATCGACGGCGTCGAGGTCATCGTGAAGCCGGTCAAGGAGCACCGCTTCGTCGTCGTGCTGCGTCCCCAGGGTGAAGGGGGCGGTGCCGGTCTGGAAGGGAACGTCGCGGACACGGACCCGCAAGCGACCGGCGTGCCGCCGTTGGCCGCCGTCGCCAAGGACGCCGGCAGCGCGAAGACCGCCAAGATCTGCGACGAGTTCATCGCCCAGGTGAAGGCGCTCCTGAAGGACGAGCCGAAGGCGAACTGCTGCACGCTCCGCGGCATCACCGGCAAGCCGAACATCGCGAGCTTCGAGGAGGTCTACGGCCTCCGCGCCGCGGCGATCGCCGTCTACCCGATGTACAAAGGCCTCGCGTCGCTCGTCGGCATGGACATCGTCGGCGAGGCGCAGACGCTTGAGGAGCAGATGGCCGTCCTCAAGGAGAACTGGGACAAGTACGACTTCTTCTTCGTCCACTTCAAGTACACCGACTCGACCGGCGAGGACGGCAATTTCGACGCGAAGGTCAAGCGGACCGAGGAGTACGACGCCGCCGTGCCCGCGATCATGGACCTGAAGCCGGACGTCTTCATCGCGACGGGCGACCACAGCACGCCCGCCATGCTCGCCAGCCACAGCTGGCACCCGGTGCCGACGCTGCTGTGGGCGAAGCATTGCCGCCCGGACGGCGCCACCACCTTCGGTGAGCAGCCGTGCCTCACCGGCGGCCTCGGCACGTTCGAGGCGAAGAACCTAATGACCCTGGCGATGGCCAACGCCGGGCGCCTCGCGAAGTTCGGGGCGTAA
- the xlnA gene encoding Endo-1,4-beta-xylanase A precursor, with protein sequence MPSNVFWRGVACWLGVSLGAAGPVAAQQWRIDANPRIDQHRKSDLTVRVVDAYGNRVDGANVDVEMKRHHFRFGTAVTAGLINSNSQDAATYRAKLLENFNEVVFENDLKWPPWIGQWGGGFNWNNTRNALNWLDANDLPARGHYLSWATWSGSDAWGDSQNTNTLPQRLFDHISDIAGTVGDRVYEWDVINHPVGWTGDTYENRLGADFFGDIVDHARTQVPAGTPLWINEDDVIAGQSRANDYERIIEKLIDDGSSPDGIGFQAHFIEDWGRVSNSTPEQVYDRIDRFADLLPRLRVTEFDIDVGGNEAQHGQLLRDYLTMMFSHESMEAVTMWGFWGGAHWRGENGALFRNDWTEKPALAAYRDLVFNQWWTDESGATDLAGDFDTRAFDGYYDLTVNHGEEQQVVADYLLTSDATIEVVVAPRLEGDFNGDGVVDAADYTVWRDNDTGQFAPGDYDTWRLNYGATLASSSGSAAVPEPGSLLLVSLALAAGLTGRGTATDPTCGSSRASCRPAPCG encoded by the coding sequence ATGCCGTCTAACGTTTTTTGGCGAGGCGTCGCCTGCTGGCTTGGAGTCTCGCTCGGCGCCGCCGGGCCGGTAGCCGCTCAGCAGTGGCGCATCGACGCCAACCCTCGGATCGACCAGCACCGCAAGTCGGACCTCACGGTGCGCGTCGTCGATGCTTACGGCAACCGGGTCGATGGGGCCAACGTCGATGTCGAGATGAAACGGCATCACTTCCGCTTCGGCACGGCGGTGACAGCGGGGTTGATCAACAGCAACTCGCAAGACGCCGCGACCTACCGGGCCAAGCTGCTGGAGAACTTCAACGAGGTTGTCTTCGAGAACGACCTGAAGTGGCCCCCGTGGATCGGCCAGTGGGGCGGCGGCTTCAACTGGAACAACACCCGCAACGCGCTCAACTGGCTCGACGCGAACGACCTGCCCGCCCGCGGTCACTACCTCTCCTGGGCGACCTGGAGCGGATCGGACGCTTGGGGCGATTCGCAGAACACCAACACGCTGCCGCAACGCCTGTTCGACCACATCAGCGACATCGCCGGCACGGTGGGCGATCGCGTTTACGAGTGGGACGTCATCAACCACCCGGTCGGATGGACGGGCGACACCTACGAGAACCGCCTCGGGGCCGATTTCTTCGGCGACATCGTCGATCACGCCCGGACCCAGGTCCCGGCGGGCACGCCGCTGTGGATCAACGAGGACGACGTGATCGCCGGCCAGTCACGCGCCAATGACTACGAGCGGATCATCGAGAAGCTCATCGACGACGGCTCCTCGCCGGACGGGATCGGTTTCCAGGCCCACTTCATCGAAGACTGGGGCCGCGTCAGCAACAGCACGCCCGAGCAGGTCTACGACCGCATCGATCGCTTCGCGGACCTCCTCCCGCGTCTGCGAGTCACCGAGTTCGACATCGATGTCGGCGGCAACGAGGCGCAGCACGGCCAGCTGCTTCGCGACTACCTGACGATGATGTTCAGCCACGAGAGCATGGAAGCGGTCACCATGTGGGGCTTCTGGGGGGGCGCGCACTGGCGGGGCGAGAACGGGGCCCTCTTCCGCAACGATTGGACGGAGAAACCCGCCCTCGCCGCCTACCGGGATCTGGTCTTCAACCAGTGGTGGACCGACGAGTCGGGCGCAACCGACCTCGCGGGAGACTTCGACACACGTGCGTTCGACGGCTACTACGATCTCACCGTCAACCACGGCGAGGAGCAGCAGGTCGTTGCCGACTACCTGCTGACGAGCGACGCGACGATCGAGGTCGTCGTCGCGCCACGGCTCGAAGGCGATTTCAACGGCGACGGCGTGGTCGACGCGGCCGACTACACCGTCTGGCGTGACAACGACACGGGCCAGTTCGCCCCGGGCGACTACGACACCTGGCGGCTGAACTACGGCGCGACCCTCGCTTCGTCCTCCGGATCGGCGGCCGTCCCCGAGCCCGGTTCGCTGCTGCTCGTATCGCTAGCGCTCGCCGCCGGGCTCACTGGCAGAGGAACAGCGACCGATCCGACCTGCGGATCGTCTCGAGCATCGTGTCGCCCAGCACCTTGCGGCTGA
- a CDS encoding Universal stress protein family protein has translation MIGKILVGLGGRTAEGPCCSEAATRLAIDLGARHGASLTGMTVADVAQLVRVGSAPIGAGSAVIELREHRLAVTRERVEAAIEAFEAACSTGGVRHAVKREERSEPFDYLISQARYHDLTVIGLHGLFEYGVHGETHYDPAGTMVRLVSGGVRPILAAGPHVFSKGKDGAPPIERVLIAYSGSPQSAKTMRRFVQMNLWPEAKLRIVAFGDDHERRQRHLLHAANYCEAHGIEVERDYRPGDPRTGVLEVADEWEADLIVMGNSHRTLLSRKVLGDTMLETIRRSDRSLFLCQ, from the coding sequence ATGATCGGTAAGATTCTCGTAGGCTTGGGCGGCCGGACAGCGGAAGGCCCCTGCTGCAGCGAGGCCGCCACGCGCCTCGCCATCGACCTGGGCGCCCGCCACGGAGCGTCGCTCACCGGCATGACGGTCGCCGACGTGGCGCAGCTTGTCCGGGTCGGGTCGGCCCCCATCGGCGCCGGCTCCGCCGTCATCGAGCTACGGGAGCACCGCCTCGCCGTCACCCGTGAACGGGTCGAAGCGGCGATCGAGGCCTTCGAAGCCGCGTGCAGCACGGGCGGGGTCCGGCACGCGGTCAAACGCGAGGAGCGCTCCGAGCCGTTCGACTACCTGATCTCGCAGGCACGGTACCACGACCTCACGGTCATCGGCCTGCACGGTCTCTTCGAGTACGGCGTCCACGGCGAGACGCACTACGACCCGGCCGGGACGATGGTCCGCCTCGTCTCGGGCGGGGTGAGGCCGATCCTCGCGGCGGGGCCTCACGTCTTCTCCAAGGGCAAGGATGGGGCGCCGCCGATCGAGCGGGTGCTGATCGCCTACAGCGGCTCGCCCCAGTCGGCGAAGACGATGCGGCGGTTCGTGCAGATGAACCTGTGGCCCGAGGCGAAGCTGCGGATCGTCGCGTTCGGCGACGACCACGAGCGGCGCCAGCGGCACCTGCTGCACGCGGCCAACTACTGCGAGGCCCACGGCATCGAGGTCGAGCGGGACTACCGCCCCGGCGACCCGCGCACGGGCGTCCTGGAGGTGGCCGACGAGTGGGAGGCCGACCTGATCGTTATGGGCAACAGTCACCGCACGCTGCTCAGCCGCAAGGTGCTGGGCGACACGATGCTCGAGACGATCCGCAGGTCGGATCGGTCGCTGTTCCTCTGCCAGTGA
- a CDS encoding Stage II sporulation protein codes for MPIRYAALALGLLLPQALCAQSEFDAQPTINVTGSGLVPMESDYLPNVVKSENGLASFEALKAQAVAARTYAYYQIDNKGFINDGTSDQVYSGPGSPRQIHFDAAAATEGEILWVRDDIGVQRDVLIAAFYVAGSIPSGPFDPDNPGVISEPGDTDPTSTQQWVTFPYADGEVAGFNQGTPLGFQGTVNNPNWPNRGAKSQNGADYLSDNSVNYLDILKYYYGADIQLRTAQTEGTSVEYGRKVLTTFDDYGSGRASDGTIDGHEGVFHRSPTLSGSTTANLAGSDAVRDDAESHEGSHSQRIDFVYNEASGEDFLMRHLSGAKYSDTDGASNAATRLANLQFESIGSVGFWLKTDDAGLEVSLAIDDPETGERGVRRSVIADGEWHEYKWGLDRNADWEAWTAGGDGVIDGINVSLDSVQFFGSSDATVYLDTVFWDPGDTFNPTAVGDFNADGVVDAADYTVWQDAFLSLEEGHPADANGDGFVGNDDYDIWAANYGATPGVASVAVPEPSAVWGVSLAVIVGLSSRRQA; via the coding sequence ATGCCGATCCGATACGCCGCTCTCGCTCTCGGTTTGCTCCTGCCGCAGGCGCTCTGCGCGCAGTCGGAGTTCGACGCTCAGCCGACGATCAACGTGACCGGCTCGGGTCTCGTGCCGATGGAGAGCGACTACCTCCCCAACGTGGTGAAGAGTGAGAACGGACTCGCCTCGTTCGAGGCGCTCAAGGCCCAGGCGGTTGCGGCGCGGACGTACGCTTACTACCAGATCGACAACAAGGGTTTCATCAACGACGGCACGTCGGATCAGGTCTACTCGGGTCCCGGCTCGCCGCGACAGATCCACTTCGACGCCGCCGCGGCGACCGAGGGGGAGATCCTCTGGGTGCGTGACGATATCGGGGTGCAGCGCGACGTGTTGATCGCCGCGTTCTACGTCGCCGGTTCGATCCCGAGCGGACCCTTCGATCCGGACAACCCGGGGGTGATCTCCGAGCCGGGAGACACGGACCCGACTTCGACTCAGCAATGGGTCACTTTCCCCTACGCGGACGGCGAGGTCGCTGGCTTCAACCAGGGCACCCCGCTCGGGTTCCAGGGGACCGTCAACAACCCGAACTGGCCCAACCGGGGCGCCAAGTCGCAGAACGGCGCCGACTATCTTTCCGACAACTCGGTCAACTACCTCGACATCCTCAAGTACTACTACGGCGCCGATATCCAGCTCCGCACGGCGCAGACCGAGGGGACCAGTGTCGAGTACGGGCGCAAGGTGCTGACCACGTTCGACGACTACGGCAGCGGCCGTGCCTCGGACGGCACGATCGACGGCCACGAGGGCGTGTTCCACCGCTCGCCCACGCTGTCGGGCAGCACGACCGCCAACCTGGCCGGTTCCGACGCGGTCCGCGACGACGCCGAGTCGCACGAGGGGAGCCACTCGCAGCGGATCGACTTCGTCTACAACGAAGCGTCCGGCGAGGACTTCTTGATGCGGCACCTGTCGGGCGCCAAGTATAGCGATACCGACGGAGCCTCGAACGCCGCGACGCGGCTCGCGAATCTGCAATTCGAGTCGATCGGCTCGGTCGGTTTCTGGTTGAAGACCGACGACGCCGGGCTCGAGGTGTCGCTCGCCATCGACGATCCCGAAACCGGCGAACGCGGGGTGCGCCGGTCGGTGATCGCCGACGGCGAGTGGCACGAGTACAAGTGGGGCCTCGACCGCAACGCCGACTGGGAGGCGTGGACCGCAGGAGGAGACGGCGTGATCGACGGGATCAACGTCTCGCTCGACTCGGTCCAGTTTTTCGGTTCGTCGGACGCGACGGTCTACCTCGACACGGTCTTCTGGGACCCGGGCGACACGTTCAACCCGACCGCCGTGGGCGACTTCAACGCCGATGGGGTGGTCGACGCCGCCGACTACACGGTCTGGCAGGACGCTTTCTTGAGCCTCGAAGAGGGCCACCCCGCCGACGCCAACGGCGACGGCTTCGTCGGCAACGACGACTACGACATCTGGGCGGCGAACTACGGCGCGACGCCCGGCGTCGCCTCGGTCGCCGTGCCGGAACCGTCAGCGGTGTGGGGAGTTTCACTCGCGGTGATCGTGGGGCTCTCCAGCAGGCGGCAGGCGTAG
- the dfrA_1 gene encoding Dihydrofolate reductase, translating into MIIISAMSDRRVIGAGEGMPWSVPEEYQRYLDTVASSTVIFGRRSYEIFGADLDKSELIVVTRRPAIEGVRTAASLDEALRLAELSPGETFVAGGASLYEQAIALADRMFLSTIRGDYEGDAYFPDFDHSDWRVKRSEEHERYVFREWVRNV; encoded by the coding sequence GTGATCATCATCTCCGCCATGAGCGATCGCCGCGTGATCGGCGCCGGGGAGGGCATGCCCTGGAGCGTGCCCGAGGAGTACCAGCGGTACCTCGATACCGTCGCGAGTAGCACCGTGATCTTCGGACGCAGGTCGTACGAGATCTTTGGCGCGGACCTCGATAAGTCGGAGCTGATCGTCGTGACCCGACGGCCGGCGATCGAGGGCGTCCGGACGGCGGCTTCGCTCGACGAGGCGCTCCGCTTGGCTGAGTTGAGCCCGGGAGAGACCTTCGTCGCGGGCGGGGCGTCGCTTTACGAACAAGCGATCGCGTTGGCCGACCGGATGTTCCTCAGCACCATCCGCGGCGACTACGAAGGGGATGCGTACTTTCCGGACTTCGACCACTCCGATTGGAGGGTCAAACGATCCGAGGAACACGAGCGTTACGTCTTCCGCGAATGGGTGCGGAACGTATAG
- the arsC2 gene encoding Arsenate-mycothiol transferase ArsC2, with protein MRRVLILCTGNSCRSQMAEALWNDLGAGAWEARSAGSKPSGYVHPLAIKAAGELGLDLSDAQSQSVDEFAGESFDLAITVCDNAREACPIFPNAAETLHWPFDDPADATGSEEEQMVFFRRVRDEIKTKIAGYLGK; from the coding sequence ATGAGACGCGTCCTCATCCTTTGCACCGGCAACTCGTGCCGCTCCCAGATGGCCGAGGCGTTGTGGAACGACCTGGGCGCGGGCGCCTGGGAGGCCCGCTCGGCCGGGTCGAAGCCGTCGGGCTACGTCCACCCGCTCGCGATCAAGGCGGCCGGCGAGTTGGGGCTCGACCTGTCCGACGCGCAGAGCCAATCGGTCGATGAGTTCGCCGGCGAGTCGTTCGACCTGGCGATCACCGTGTGCGATAACGCCCGCGAGGCGTGCCCCATCTTCCCGAACGCGGCGGAGACGCTCCACTGGCCCTTCGACGACCCGGCCGACGCGACCGGCTCGGAGGAGGAGCAGATGGTTTTCTTTCGCCGGGTCCGCGATGAGATCAAAACGAAGATCGCGGGCTACCTGGGGAAGTGA